TTTCCATTAGTCCTTAACCCTTTGGTTAATCGCGACTAAATCCTTACTCATAGTTTATCCCATAGTTTCCACGTGCTAGCTccgttttccgtgtttcttgcACTCTTgtaaccgtagcagcgagcTCTATCCATTAGTAtgctcttttaaagcctttcttttgttctggtgtattgttcttagttgtatctttttgtttgctttgtatggttgctcgttgattgctccgagtagaaggatcgctgtttgaaaattgaagatcaagagttccaagtgagcaaaagctgaagagcagtaagagtagcttttcgttggagaaagacaagtgaccctaaccatccttctgtctatgcttatttacaagagtattatgatgatttaattggaacatggagaaccacccaagaaaaccgtacaaccacaatactatatggctctggtcttggctaagtaattagatgaactatatattgtgttggggttgtttcgcttggtggttatgagtttgtgttgtggagcgggtgaaggaagctgtcgtggggattctaggggtacccacagccgggtggcggaacgcacccgcctattcccagtgagggagtactcggggaagtactaggcaatggggctagatctacgctgagaaaggggactcaagaacacacgatttagagtggttcgggccgccggagcgtaataccctacgtccactgtgagatgtattgttctgggttgtgtatgaacctatcctctgctggccttggctcttgctcagcctgaggttttctagcggcgtccccccccccccttttatagatcaagggggagcggatacatagggcgttgatgccccgacaggtgggcccaacgtgactgtggctacagcggtagcgaatctttactgctgctctcctgactcaggggggtcttttcttgtcccgtcaactaggcgctcgttggagtagcgtagcttgcggcgtggcctgctgagcccattatgtagcgtcataatgggcgaagctgagccgtcgtatccatctggcagacgcagtatgggcggcgccagcggctccactgccttggtaatacgcgatcaatagtatcccccggtcaatgaaacgcctcagcttctgtcatatcaatgcagacgtttacctactgcaataaatgcaatggtgggtgaacgttggtatggaaacccaaacggccatgtcttgcagacacgtggcggccccggaccaccccgacgcggggcgtcgatctcttcccttagcgaggggtccggttattatacagggggtccgggaccccatgtggggtccgggaccctgcgggggtccggtctcctcggggaggtccggagtcccgactgcttgcgcacgagttcctgccttttccgggacacgtggtgtctctggacctttcccaactgagGAACGGCCcaggccgctgctgggagaacaggattccggaccgcaggggtccggttgtttggatgtagttaaggataacttataagatccttgcctagacacagtaaGAGgtggtaccccagtcctggggtaccgacagaagCTGTGTCTTCTAAGGGACCGCAaaggcagggaccaacacatacatatagggattcttcggaaaggcctcgtagcgtccctatgcaatcacacctcggaagtgtggtattgtgcctagctagcacattgcgttgttgggttcaaagttcttcggaacttttacacgaattgtggtgaaagtgtacaacctctgcagagttaaaactaaccggttagccgtgctcacggtcaagagcggcttggaccctcacatgattaataaacttaaagatggatttaaatcactttctggttatttcttgtggccttgctgagtaccaaccataagtgtactcacccttgcttactgctgctcagaaggagaaagttgtggtgaagtctttttgaagatgttgctgagttttAGGCGTAcacaacccccagtcgattgcctgtgaagttgaaGTCATCGTTTTCAGGATAaactgtataactctgataatcttttaattgttgtttttatgtgatactgttactgattattcacttataatgtctctatatgtatgaaacttgatcctggtatacatatagttatgtattcggttttgtccttaaaaccgggtgtgacaggttCACTGCTGAATGCTGATGTGCAAGAGAAATGGGTTATGACAGCTGATACATAGGGTTTGTTTACTTGGTgaaaaggtttggattttgatactgtagcacatttcattgttacttgacaaataatgtctaattatagactaattaggcttaaaagatttagcttatgctaatcagttagactatgtaattagttattttttcaactgcgtgtaatgctccatgcatgtgtccgaagatttgatgtaacggactaattaggcttaaaagattcagctcatgctaatcagttagactgtgtaattagttatttttttaactgcgtgtatgctccatgcatgtgtccgaagattcgatataacgaactaattaggcttaaaagattcagcttatgctaatcagttagactgtgtaattagttattttttcaactgcgtgtatgctctatgtatgtgtccgaagattcgatgtaacggttattgtgaaaaaaaaattgagaactaaacagggccatagTACAACCAGAGTGGCCAACAAAGGATTAAGTAGATCGAGAAAGGTTATGCGCAAAATCAATAGATAAAAATGCATGGGGCCATCTCTATACTCGGCGCTAGGCAAGGCAGCATGCCAACATCTAGGAATCACGCAAGCTATGCGATGGAGACAATGCAAAAAGGTCAAGCTGGAATGCCGCATTGCAGTGCAGGTGCAGGGAGGAGGACCTACAAAAGGTAGGACGCTGTGGCTGGCGCAAAAAGGCAGCGGGCAAGCGGGACCCCTATGGCTCTTTCCATCTCAAGGATTAAGAAAAGGGGGTGAATTCCATTGCTTGTCAGGGATCTGGATCCGGCGACGAGCAGCCAAGATCAACGACACCGCCAGCGACGATCAGGCCAGCCGCCTGCAAAGAATCCCATGCCTTTTTTTCTCGGACCAAAGGAATTGCTGCTACCGAAGGACAGAAACCCATTGCGATCTTGCAATGGGCGATTTCAGTGGTTTGTAGGTGGGAGTGGGACGCGACCTGTCCTTTGCCACGATCCGAACGCAGATCGTATGATTTGCCATTACCATCAGTGTGTAGGTTGTCCGTCCAGCTGCATGTTCAGCAACATGAGTCAGTGCAGTAGGGCCAGGAAGCGAGCATCAAAGATTAGATCAGAGCATAAAGATGGTTTGATTTACAGACGGGGACACATGCGTGCGTGCGTTCCTCACGCTCTAAACAATGGTCCCGTCGAGGACAcgagcagccagcccagtcaccAGCAGCAGGTGTGCGAGTACGGACAGAACAAAGGCATGCTCTGACTTGCAAGCAACACCCACCCCGCGCCTTGTCCGGCACACGAGCTGGTGGCTCCCTCCCTACGGACCCTACCCTTTACACATGCCGTTTCGCACACCATATCACCACCAACACAGCCAGAACACACGGCAGGGCTTCACTCACAGAACACACGTATCACAAGTGCAGTTGCCACCGTTCCAAAAACCATGGACGTTTTCAATTTTCATCATCTCTGAACTCTGATCTCACCACACGGCACAGCACGGATGTTCTAACGCTGTAATGCGAACCTAAAGCGAAGCAATTTACATACAAAACATTCATCGGAATGGGGCACGGGGATCGGCCGCTCGCCGGAGGATGCTGCCGTCAGAACTCGGCCGTGTTGCCGCAGGACGAGACGCCGAGCTCGCGCTGCCGGCGCCGGAACGACATGAGCCCGTCCGACACGATGCTCCCGCCGCAGTCCTCCCCGTCGCCGCACTCCAGGCTGCTCCCCGTCAGGTCGTTGTACTCGCCGTCCTCGTCCAGGTCGCCCCGCATGGCGCGCAGCGTCTTGCGCGCCATCTCGCGCCGGACGCCGGCGCCCTCGCCCGCCACCACGCGTCGGAGCGCCCGGTCCGCCCCCGCGGCCCGCGCCAGGCCGCGGAACCGGAGGCTGCCGCGGCTCATAGCGTACATCGCCGACACGCACCACTCCTCCAGGtccgcggcgccgccaccgccggtggcGTCGTCGAGGATGCCCGCGACGGACGCCACGGCGCCCGCGTCCATGAGCGCGGCGCGGTCCTCGGCGCAGGCGGCCACGTTGCAGACCACCATGAGCGCCAGCCGGCGGATGGGGCccggctccgccgcgccggaggCCACGGCCAGCAGCGCCTTGGGCGCGCCCGGGAAGCGCGCCACCTTGGACTGGTTGACCGCGGCGAGGGAGAGGTGGTAGAGCGCCATCCCGGcgtcgcggcgcgcgcggggcgggtGGGCCGGGGAGGTGAGGAGGTCCAGGAGCGGGGGCACCGCGCTCAGCACGCCGATGGCAGCGCGGTTGTCCTCGTTGAGCGCCAGCCCGAACAGTGCCCCCGCCGCGTGCTCCCGGGCCTCGGGCGCCGAGGCCCCCGACCGGAGCACCTCCACGAGCGCCGGCACGGCGCCCGCGCGCACGATGCGGACCTTGTTGGCCGGCTCCAGGGAGAGGTTGACGAGCGCGGCCGCCGCGTCCACCCGCGCGGCCGCGTGGCGCGGGAGCAGCAGCACCCGCCGCAGCGCACCGAGGAGGCGCGGCGTGcacagcgcgcgccgccgctccgcgctctCCCGCGTGGCCTCGCGGAGCGCGCCCATCGCCGCCGCAACGATCCCATCCTCGTCCGCGTCCATCACCTTGCCCACCACATCGTCCTCCAGCGGGTCGACCGGGGGCGCCggctccgcctccacctccacctccctaACTATCCGCGGCTGCAGCGCGGCGCCCTTGGCAGGCCTCGCGCtcccgccgtcctcctcctccgccgggaCGATCTCCGAGGACGACCCATACGACGAGGTGGACGCCGGCGACGAGTACGACGAGTTGGACGAGCTCGCCGCAAGCACCGCGGCGCGCCTGGCCGTGGTCCTCACGGActtggccgcggccgccgggggcATCGCGCGCAGCACGGCCTCCCGCGCGGCctgggccgacggcggcgccggcggcgcgcggccgacgCGCGCGCACCAGGTGCCGATGGCCGCCCTGAGCGCGGAGTTAGGAATCATCGTCCCGGCGCCCCCGGGGTCCACGCCGTGGGGCACGAAGGCGAGCTCCGCGCAGGCCTGGAGGCACGCCCGCTCGAAGGTCTTCCCGGACGGCAGGATGACCGGGTCCGCCATCAGCGCGCCGGAGATCGGGCACAGGAACTCCTCCGGCACGGCCTCGGCCGCCCACGTCTCCGACCGCGCGGGCgaggcgggcgccggcgccgcggacgACCGGGACGACGGCGAGCACGGCGCGCTGGTGCCGCCgctggcggcgcggtggagcggCAGCTTccagcggcgcgggcgcgccgcACCCATGGGCCGGCGGCGTGTGCCCGCGGGAGTGGGGGCTATTATTGTACAGCTAGCTTGCTTAGCAGCGGcgggggaaggaggaggagggttcTTTCGCGGCCATGACCTTTTGCTTTTTGTTTTGTGCTCGGTGCTCGCTCCTTTTGGGGTTCGGGTGCTTTGTTCCTCGGCTGGAGCTTGGGGAGTGTGGAGCGCGATTGGTTTAATGCGCCGGGAGGGAGACGGCGCGGCAGGAGCCTTAGCCTGGAAGGGATTGGTGGGTGCCGGGACCCGGGAGTGCGCGCGCGGTTTGGGCTCGGCTACTCGCTTGGCTGGTTTTCTTCGGCTCGGTTTCGCCTGAGTGCGGTGTCGAATGCTGGGATTGGTCGCGGTAGCGTCGCATTGACTGGACGGCCGTCGTCTAGCCGGCCGGGGTAGGATTAGGAAGGCACGGTGGCTGGCCGCGGCAGGTGCCCGGCGGGTGCGCGCGCGTCCGCTTGTACATTCCGTGGCCATTGGCTCGGCTTGACGggcgggcgacaggcccaaccGAGCTCACTTGCAGTtgcagccagccagccacggCCGGCCCATTGGTGGAGCAGCAACTCCTGTTGTTTTTCACCGTGCGGTCGTTTTCATCCCAGGCTGACTGACAAACTGGGATGAGATTGAGCGTCCCCTGTCCCGGACAGACTCAACATCTCGGCGTCCAAGTCCTGATTTTTATGGACAGGAACCAGCCGGACGCTTGAGGATCGAAGAGCCGACCGAGTCCAAGGCAGCAGCCTCGGGGGTTCTATACATCGGACATGCGAGTGGATTCGATTTACCCGTAGATGTCGTGCCCCGTCCCTCGCCGTCTCTGTCCCTCTCCGTTTCCACCCGTCTTCGTCTCCTCTGCTgcgtccgccgcctccaccccccTCTGTCTCCCCCACGTCTCCTCTGCCACCTACGCCCGCCTCCGTCGCCACCCCCATGTTCctccgcctccttcgccgccggaACCGCCTCCGCCAGAGCCGCCGAAGTCCGGCCGCCGGAGCTCACTGGAGAACATTGTGCGATGTGGCTTCAATTTTTCGCATATGCGATGAATAGACCTCTCCGCGGTCTCACCATCGCCTCCTCTCTGCGACGCAAGTGCCCTTACCAAAATGATGAGTATACTATATATGGTTATATAGtagtatttattttatttgtctTTTGGTTCAATACGAAGCAAACTGTGGTCCAAATATGCTACAAAAGAGAAAACGTGCCGCTCGATTGTTGTCTTTCGATCCAATCTGCAAATCACAGCGCGATCTTTCTGCTTCCACCGTCACCGCTCGCCAAGTATGATGTGAGTCGTGACACTTCCATCTTCTAGATTTCGCTAGGCACTCGTAGACTGCAGCGACCAAGCAACGATCGAGCAACGCAATGCTCAGATGTCCCACTCGCATGGCTTGGCACCCTGGCTGGTGCGGTGGTTGTGTCTGTCACTAGGGCCTAATTCATAGTTTCGCTCGGGGCCTCCAAATTTACCGGTACGGCCCTAGTCTCCCGGGACTTGGCGCGTGGGTGTCTTGTACACTATCCGTTAATTTGCTGCTGGATACGAAGAAACTGAAAACCTCTATTGTGGTGAGTACTGGGCGAGACAAGACAGATCCAGCCGCTCGCGTCGCCTCCGCGAGGGCGACGAAGCGGcgcccaaccctagccgccgccgaaCTTCTTCCCGCACCccccagccgcgccgccgcctgagcgGTCGGCGGGCaagtgaaaggcccttgtttggttttggtaattgagtgacaacttaggtagactaataagtatttatgttgagatacataGGTGATTAGTCCACataaagacactagtatgagcaacatgtgccatggaggagaaatgaatAAGTGTtaatgctatgctcatatagtgtgatgaagAAACTCATtacatatgagacatgacaaggagtcatgtgaccaaagtggagaagatcaagacaaggcttggcttgatggaccggttacaatggtgaagggcaagtcaaggctttgaagcgagggaccgcgaggcggtgaagcttgagcAAGACTTGACACCGATGGACCGAGGagacggtgaagagcgagcaaggtcaagatcgatggaccaaataGGTCATGTGataatatggagtggatcatatcattcaagaaagatcaagccaagtgttgactcatgatgatgatcaaaagtcTTTATGGagattggtgcttgtgtggcataaacatttgggaagatgaaatggaatgcgcaaggcaaaggtatgacttgtagggcatttcattttaCCGGTCAAAgattgtgtagagaagtgcatgaccggatttaggatagattgtcgtactattaagaggggcaaacttgtttgtatatcggtcatctagtgccacctgagcgatctaacattgcgatgttgctaggatcgagtggcgtggtgagatcaagtgaaaatcctttgaaaataattataaaaatactaacacacatgcacatggtatTGTTCACTTGGTGTTGTTGGTACATTTACCAAGGAGAAagtgttggagttgatgttgatcaacttggggAATTAAGAAAGGCTTTTCCGTGTTCTCTGGAAATGAGGTTGGATCTtagagtggaatactgctttaatccattgtgttttgaatcaaatattcagttggatTGTGTATTCCTCTGAATAAACTtttcatagagtccaagatcacataatttggacatcggagctaagagttatggccgttttaccgaggttcGTTTTTGCTGAAAATGTACATGCGGACGGTCCTCTTCTggagggcggacggtccgccgttgttTCGTTTGAACTTGAATAGAACCATTTTTTTGCTCTATTTGTGGTccaaagtgaactgcggaccgtccgggccatgggggcggacggtccgcctttaaaacctgaaacgggcgcagaaacttggtctCTCTGTATGGGGTGTCAAAATGTACTACGGACGGTCcagtccttgggggcggacggtccgcctcttATTGAAAATTctaggacagaaacactgcAGTTTCTATGTGTGCTCACTTTTtgaacagcggacggtccgtcgttagggtgcggacagtccgccggtcacttccagatttagtcagagacatttgcaaatcggttggttcgaagttttgaaccgcggacggtccgccccaggggtgcagacagtccgcccggggctctaacggtcgactctgacacgcaatcattgcagttctagccgttggttttgaatgacggacggtccggtctctgtgagacggacagtccgcgaaaccTCTGTTTTTACAGAATTTGAGTGTAACTGTTAGTTTGGGACTTCCCTCTAGAAATAGAggcggtggccggccatttgagaggttgagcaccttggggacttggtgtccttgtgtgagagtgcttgagaacCCTCCAACTCACTTGAGTTTGGAGCAAATCATATTCGctaagtgagagagcgattctagtatCTTGCTTTAAGAGATTGCAAGGaattggcactaggtgatcgagttgcaagccggtggtgcttgttactcttggaggttgccacctcctagatggcttggtggtgtgtctccgttgtgaagcccgcaagaaagttgtgcggtgctccggagaggtgattgtgaggggtattgtgctcaccacgcgggagccgcgaagagcaactctagttgagcgagacgcgaAGAGCAACAAGTTGTCCGGCCAGATCAtatgctagagctcggtgtgagcactccacgtgggagagtgtgacttgagagtcaccactagcaagaggaccggcggcaaccttggagtttgtctcaacggggattagtttggtggcaaccaagtgaacctcgggataaaaatcaccatgtcaactttgtctactcttctcggtggtttacattctccaaatcacaagtcttgcatttacattcatatatatcttgtgcttgtgtagttgctctagtgattagttagcttgtgtagcttgctaattaTCTTCTTACTTGTGTAGCATAGAAGTAAAGATCTTAGTGTAACTAATTATCTTGTGTAGCCTTGTTTTTTAGAACTACTAGTTGTGCTTAGATTTTGCGAACTTtgcatactagtatgtgtaggagcTCCCGGTGTGTGAAGTACTAGTTGCATAGGTTTATGTGACCTTGCAAACTAGAATTGTGTAGGTGAGCTCTACCTAGCCCGGCACCTTAGTTGCTCAATTAGAATCCCTTTGTAAGGTGCAAATTTTAGATAaaggggtgtagtcttggctagacCGATTAGTTTAATTTCATAtttgtttcggttagccggcaaTATTTTAAGTTTTAAAAATGACTATTCACCTCCCtttagtccgccatctcgatcCTACAGCAAACCGCGCGGCCGcggtgaaggcggcggcgagcaccttctccccttcctccagcgGCTTGGGGCAGGCGCGGCCGTCCGGTCGCCTGGGGCGCCTTTCGTCGGCgtcttggcggcggcggaggctcggGCCTCCAGAtccggcgccgccccggccggatATGGAGGCTGCGTGGCGGGGGCacgcgccggtggcggcgggggcggcagcCAGCGttctgatggcggcggcggctgtggctgGCGCGGGTGCAGTGGCGCCGGCTATGGCtgctgtcacagaacagtccaaataataccgatcaagtgcactaattaaccatttaacttaatcctccaataatgcacttcaccagtacactcagactgcctgctttaaccaggatcggttgcacaggaactctcgccaaaagacgagcacaggtgattacaagcaacaaaagttttcaaacttaacttacaaccagagttaaacaaaagtcttcaaaattaacttacaataaagttttacaagccagagttacatttcgaatacagagttcaaacacaGCGGAAAATACAAAACAGATTAAAACAAGTTCGAAATACCGCAcggtagataacgtcgatgacaaaagacaagcttcacatcttgcccactgatgtgaggctcacctgcctgcacttcacggagaaggcggaacccactcgaacgtccaacctggaggaagaggctgaccactccaggacgcaccgatttcctcgaagtcttccggaagacaacctgctcagaagggttacaaccaaaccctgagtattctaatactcagcaaggcttacccgtccatgggtatacttagcccattacctagacatgcatagctctttggctctgggttattttgctgaaaagctactaacactggatccttactttcaatattttagctccaattgtgttgatagctagaaactaggttggcctaattctctagagcacacatggttaatcatattatcttttcaagaatatcaacaaaagtccaacttttctcttgctgtcctttcaatccttactacgatgcgacgcattgaccaaggctctcatatccgcgagtcacggtgaatcgatccgatttaaccttgcaaggtggacctaactcacacgacacgtgaaaaccccgtcgggccacacacgtcaactgttcccataattaccccgaagtctgaatcaagcccgcaagcacccagatgatgagccccgcacgtgcgaacacccagTGAACCCGTGGGctacttcaccatccgtcaaccctacccagcaccgcaggtcgagacccagattccgacgcaattaaggtaattagcttaccggtttcgactacctcctacttccggcatgtggttagtactgttcaatcctcagtcaaagggccaacaacggaacggtcctcaatcgacgcaggtggagactcaactttccttaatcaataatcatgtccaactttacctccgcccggtctccaatttcccttctcattgcattatttctcataacactgcctgaagtaacaaccatatatctcgcgggtgacaggaaatcacccgtcttctaccgagtttacttaagcatagcagtgctagcgatacctacactagtaaggacactgggtaatcaagattatgcatctatggttccaatccaTTCCTTGAACGTATatgcacaatactttaattataacatggagtaattaaaataagggatatgctccggggcttgccttgcaggtcagcggggttagcgatttCTTCAGGAGCGtgctcgactgcgtcctcctgctgttcacccgcttgcggctcctggaccggctcagcaaccagctcgtaggcgacttcggtgTCGGCGGCTACACGaggaaaatatgccatgcaGGAGTTATAATGGTGCAAGGCACTCAGGAGGCAATGTAATGCGAGTAAAAGAAGACATGACGGCAATCATTTAACGAACAACCATGAAAACTAGCGATAAAGGAAACGACTTGGCAACGATTTATTAAAGATTTAAAATACGACAAGCAAACAGAACCAAATATTTCTCAAGGGTAACCTATTTTGATCCTACTGCAAGAACAAAGGTTAACTGAAACCAAGCCAAAATTAAAAGATACAAAGTAGGAAGTAAATTATTTTGGCCCTAGCATAACAAATTGAGGAACAACAGATCCACGAACATGCACATAGGATATGCACCTGgaaatttttcagtgaactacacatgcaaCAAGTAagctaccataaaattttcaggatttttagatAAACCAAACAACCGATACAAAATAATCTAGCTTAAACACAAACCCTAAATTTAGCAGGGGCCAAAGTGATATTTCACCTGcacaaaatatttttcttctgaagatcttgattttagaaacctaacaaaatttggtttgccaTTTTAGGATTTTCCTACACTTTTCTAGCAATTATCAAACTTTCACTCAAATCAaccaaaaaggaaaacaaaaactagagccacgggccccacccgtcagcgaaataaagagagagggaggggagagagctcccctgctctgctcgcGTGCCCGGCCGctcacgccggcggcgcgcctgcgcgcgcgcggcggccatgggccggCCAGCGGGGCAGCGCAGCGGCTCGCGCGCGGAGCCAGCGCGGGGCCCGCGGCCGAGCAGGGCGCGAGAGAGGGGGGGCGGCCAGGGCGcacgcgcggcggggcgggaagcgcgcgggacggcgctgggcatgggcggcggcgcggcgttctcgccggcggcagcgcagaCCGGCGAGGGGGGCGGGGCGCGCCGCGGCCAGGAGAGCCCGGCGGAGCGGGGGCGCACGGCCGCGCGGCTGGGACCCGCGCGGAGGCAGCCCGCagcgggcgcagcggcggcgccatggcgaccacggcggcgcggctgtgGTCCAGCACCGGCGGCCGCGGAATCGCGCGGGGATAGGGTTGGAAAGGGAGAGGGGCACGCGGAGAAGCTCACCGGCGACTCGATTGGAGCGGAGGGAGGTCGGGGaggggagctcgacggcgaggcaGAGCTTCGGCGCGGAGCAACAATGGCGGT
This portion of the Panicum virgatum strain AP13 chromosome 2N, P.virgatum_v5, whole genome shotgun sequence genome encodes:
- the LOC120660581 gene encoding U-box domain-containing protein 39-like, yielding MGAARPRRWKLPLHRAASGGTSAPCSPSSRSSAAPAPASPARSETWAAEAVPEEFLCPISGALMADPVILPSGKTFERACLQACAELAFVPHGVDPGGAGTMIPNSALRAAIGTWCARVGRAPPAPPSAQAAREAVLRAMPPAAAAKSVRTTARRAAVLAASSSNSSYSSPASTSSYGSSSEIVPAEEEDGGSARPAKGAALQPRIVREVEVEAEPAPPVDPLEDDVVGKVMDADEDGIVAAAMGALREATRESAERRRALCTPRLLGALRRVLLLPRHAAARVDAAAALVNLSLEPANKVRIVRAGAVPALVEVLRSGASAPEAREHAAGALFGLALNEDNRAAIGVLSAVPPLLDLLTSPAHPPRARRDAGMALYHLSLAAVNQSKVARFPGAPKALLAVASGAAEPGPIRRLALMVVCNVAACAEDRAALMDAGAVASVAGILDDATGGGGAADLEEWCVSAMYAMSRGSLRFRGLARAAGADRALRRVVAGEGAGVRREMARKTLRAMRGDLDEDGEYNDLTGSSLECGDGEDCGGSIVSDGLMSFRRRQRELGVSSCGNTAEF